Proteins from a genomic interval of Thermoanaerobacterium thermosaccharolyticum DSM 571:
- a CDS encoding NUDIX domain-containing protein, protein MSNLRACLLVSRAVIINDNKVLLVKHQVENEIGWVFPGGRVEENESCVDALIRECKEETGYDIIADSVCYLEEYSIYYATYFRCSIVGGDLRLGFDPDMPEDKQVIKDVKWIDISEFDKYDIYPEGLKEMIKDGSINSLGIKIPEIYR, encoded by the coding sequence ATGAGTAATCTAAGAGCGTGTTTATTAGTATCAAGAGCTGTAATTATTAATGACAATAAAGTTTTACTTGTTAAACATCAGGTGGAAAATGAGATTGGATGGGTTTTTCCTGGTGGACGAGTGGAGGAGAATGAGTCTTGTGTTGATGCACTGATAAGAGAATGCAAAGAAGAAACAGGTTATGATATTATTGCAGATAGTGTATGCTATCTTGAGGAATACAGCATTTACTATGCAACGTATTTTAGATGTTCAATTGTTGGTGGAGATTTGCGGTTGGGTTTTGACCCGGATATGCCTGAAGACAAACAAGTGATAAAGGACGTTAAGTGGATAGACATTTCCGAATTTGACAAATATGATATATATCCTGAAGGACTTAAAGAAATGATTAAAGATGGAAGCATTAATTCTCTAGGTATAAAAATACCTGAAATTTATAGGTAA
- a CDS encoding aminotransferase class V-fold PLP-dependent enzyme produces the protein MIYFDNAATSYPKPESVYDEIDRVMRYCGNPGRGSHRLAIESGKHILEARQELCQLFNINDPMRVIFTLNTTDSLNIALKGILNEGDHVITSSMEHNSMIRPLIALRDSNYIDLTIVKCDQKGNIDVDDVRKAIKKNTKLIAMIHASNVTGTLMPIREIGSIAREMGIYFLVDAAQTAGSYPIDVEEDNIDLLAFPGHKSLFGPQGTGGLYVRDKIKLKTIKEGGTGSNSENIHQPDMMPDMLESGTPNTPGIAGLKEGVKYIRSIGVENILKHERKLTKRFIDGVKDIPNLILYGNNDEERRVGVISINIKGIDSGEVSYILDKAFDIATRSGLHCSSLAHQTIGTLKTGTVRFGIGYFNTEDEVDKAVDALYTIAKQALS, from the coding sequence TTGATTTATTTTGATAATGCGGCTACATCATATCCTAAGCCAGAATCAGTTTACGATGAGATTGACAGGGTAATGAGGTATTGTGGAAATCCAGGTAGAGGCAGTCATAGATTAGCAATAGAGTCTGGAAAGCATATATTAGAAGCAAGGCAGGAATTGTGCCAGCTTTTTAATATAAATGACCCTATGAGAGTAATTTTTACGCTTAATACCACAGATTCTTTAAATATCGCATTAAAAGGCATTTTAAATGAAGGCGATCATGTGATAACATCAAGCATGGAGCATAACTCTATGATAAGACCACTGATAGCTTTAAGAGACAGCAACTATATTGATTTGACAATAGTGAAATGTGATCAGAAGGGAAATATTGATGTTGATGATGTAAGAAAAGCTATTAAGAAAAATACGAAATTGATTGCTATGATACACGCATCGAATGTGACTGGCACATTGATGCCTATAAGGGAAATAGGCAGTATTGCCCGGGAAATGGGCATATATTTCCTGGTTGATGCTGCACAAACTGCTGGAAGTTATCCTATTGATGTAGAAGAGGATAATATTGATTTATTGGCATTTCCCGGCCATAAATCTCTCTTTGGACCACAAGGCACAGGGGGACTTTATGTAAGGGACAAGATAAAACTTAAAACGATAAAGGAAGGTGGAACAGGTAGCAATTCAGAAAATATCCATCAACCTGATATGATGCCAGACATGCTTGAGAGTGGAACGCCAAACACACCTGGTATTGCAGGTCTAAAAGAAGGTGTGAAATATATTAGAAGCATAGGTGTAGAAAATATATTAAAACATGAAAGGAAGCTGACAAAAAGGTTTATTGACGGTGTGAAAGATATACCAAACCTTATATTGTATGGAAATAACGATGAAGAAAGGAGAGTTGGAGTTATATCTATAAATATAAAAGGTATAGATTCCGGGGAAGTCAGCTACATTCTGGATAAAGCATTTGATATAGCTACGAGATCTGGCCTTCATTGCTCATCACTGGCTCATCAGACGATAGGTACGTTAAAGACAGGTACAGTCAGATTTGGAATAGGGTATTTTAATACCGAAGATGAAGTAGATAAAGCTGTAGATGCATTGTACACCATTGCAAAACAAGCGCTGAGTTAA
- the mnmG gene encoding tRNA uridine-5-carboxymethylaminomethyl(34) synthesis enzyme MnmG, giving the protein MIYDAGSYDVAVIGLGHAGCEAALATARLGLKTVAFAINLDSIALMPCNPAIGGPAKTNLVREIDALGGQMAINTDETLIQERTLNTSKGPAVRALRAQSDKKRYQFNMKYTLEKQENLDIKQAEVVDIEVENGEVKSVITKNGARYLCKSCIVTTGTYLRGRIIIGDVSYSGGPNGLFPANELSKCLERLNIKLMRFKTGTPARVDKKSINFDAMEIQPGDEKIKPFSYLHDEINVEQIPCWLTYTNSRTHEVIMRNIGRSPLYSGEIKGVGPRYCPSIEDKVVKFPDKPRHQLFIEPEGRNTNEMYVQGMSSSMPEDVQIEFLRTIKGLENVKVMRPGYAIEYDCIDPTQLKQSLELKTISGLFFAGQVNGTSGYEEAAAQGLMAGINAAMKLLNREPFILDRSEAYIGVLIDDLVTKGTNEPYRMLTSRAEYRLILRQDNADFRLTEKGRQIGLVDDERYERFLKKKIQYEKEMERLKTAMIVPSDFVNEYLKSKGSSPIVTGITMYDLLKRPEIDYISSKVIDKDRPEDIRDDVAEQIDINIKYEGYIKKQLEQVEKFKALENKKIPSWINYDDIKGISIEARQKLKSIMPTSVGQASRISGVSPADISVILIYMQSRR; this is encoded by the coding sequence ATGATATACGATGCTGGGTCATATGATGTTGCTGTTATAGGCTTAGGGCATGCAGGGTGTGAAGCAGCTTTAGCCACTGCTAGGCTTGGACTTAAAACAGTTGCGTTTGCAATAAATTTAGATTCGATTGCGTTAATGCCGTGTAATCCTGCAATAGGAGGTCCTGCCAAGACAAATCTTGTAAGAGAGATTGATGCACTGGGGGGACAAATGGCCATAAATACAGATGAAACTTTGATACAGGAAAGGACTTTAAATACCAGCAAAGGGCCTGCTGTAAGGGCATTAAGAGCTCAGTCTGATAAAAAAAGATACCAATTTAATATGAAGTATACACTTGAAAAGCAGGAGAATCTCGACATAAAACAGGCTGAAGTTGTTGATATTGAAGTAGAGAATGGTGAAGTGAAAAGTGTAATTACAAAAAATGGTGCAAGATACCTGTGTAAGTCCTGTATTGTAACGACAGGTACTTATTTGAGGGGAAGAATTATAATTGGCGATGTAAGTTATAGCGGTGGTCCTAATGGTTTGTTTCCTGCAAATGAACTGTCAAAATGTTTGGAGAGACTTAACATAAAATTGATGAGGTTTAAGACGGGAACACCTGCTCGTGTAGATAAAAAATCTATTAATTTTGATGCTATGGAAATCCAGCCTGGTGATGAAAAAATAAAACCTTTTTCATATTTGCACGATGAAATAAATGTGGAACAAATCCCATGCTGGCTTACGTACACAAATAGTAGAACACATGAGGTTATAATGAGAAACATAGGAAGGTCACCACTTTACAGTGGTGAGATTAAAGGCGTTGGACCAAGGTATTGTCCTTCTATAGAAGATAAAGTTGTTAAATTTCCAGACAAACCTAGACATCAACTTTTTATAGAGCCTGAAGGAAGGAATACCAATGAGATGTATGTACAAGGCATGTCTTCAAGTATGCCTGAGGATGTTCAGATTGAATTTTTAAGAACAATAAAAGGACTTGAAAATGTAAAAGTCATGAGGCCTGGATATGCTATTGAGTATGACTGCATTGATCCTACACAGTTAAAGCAGTCACTTGAATTAAAGACAATATCAGGATTGTTTTTTGCAGGTCAGGTAAATGGAACATCTGGTTATGAGGAAGCTGCTGCGCAGGGATTGATGGCAGGTATAAATGCTGCTATGAAGCTTTTAAATAGAGAGCCTTTTATATTAGATAGATCTGAAGCGTATATAGGTGTCCTAATTGATGACCTTGTTACAAAAGGTACAAATGAACCTTATAGAATGCTGACATCAAGAGCTGAATACAGACTTATATTGAGACAGGACAATGCGGATTTTAGATTGACTGAAAAGGGAAGGCAAATTGGACTTGTAGATGATGAAAGGTACGAAAGATTTTTGAAGAAAAAAATTCAGTATGAAAAAGAGATGGAAAGATTGAAAACCGCAATGATTGTTCCAAGCGATTTTGTCAATGAATATTTAAAGTCTAAAGGAAGTTCACCAATTGTGACAGGTATTACCATGTATGATTTACTAAAAAGGCCTGAGATTGATTATATTTCATCTAAGGTAATTGACAAGGATAGACCTGAAGATATAAGAGATGATGTAGCAGAGCAGATCGATATTAATATAAAATATGAAGGGTATATAAAGAAACAGTTGGAACAAGTGGAGAAATTTAAGGCATTAGAAAATAAAAAGATACCATCTTGGATAAATTATGATGATATAAAAGGCATAAGCATTGAGGCAAGGCAAAAGTTAAAAAGTATAATGCCGACTTCTGTCGGACAGGCATCTAGGATATCAGGCGTATCACCTGCTGATATATCTGTCATTTTAATTTATATGCAGTCAAGGAGATAG
- a CDS encoding ParB/RepB/Spo0J family partition protein — protein sequence MVRQLNNKRGLGRGLQALIPDIDEENTKGVENIKISDIEPNQFQPRKHFDDESLKELSDSIKEHGIIQPIIVRKINFGYQIVAGERRWRAAKLAGLKEIPAIVKDFDDQKVMEIALIENLQREDLNPIDEAKAYKSLMEQFNLTQEEISKRVGKSRSAIANSIRLLNLDEKVQNMLMEGKITTGHAKVILAVQDADKQNIIANKIVDKNLNVRETENLIKEVASPKRKRRQVNDIYIKEIEDNFCRFFGTKVKIIPGKNKGKIMIEYYGEEDLSRLTDLIINR from the coding sequence ATGGTGAGGCAGTTGAATAATAAAAGAGGGCTTGGTAGAGGTTTACAAGCTCTTATACCTGATATTGATGAAGAAAATACAAAAGGCGTAGAAAATATAAAAATTTCAGACATAGAGCCAAATCAATTCCAGCCAAGGAAACATTTTGATGATGAATCTCTTAAAGAGTTATCTGATTCTATAAAAGAACACGGGATTATACAACCTATTATTGTTAGAAAAATCAATTTCGGATACCAAATTGTAGCAGGGGAAAGAAGATGGAGAGCAGCTAAACTTGCAGGACTAAAAGAAATACCAGCTATAGTTAAAGATTTTGATGACCAGAAAGTGATGGAGATAGCCCTTATAGAAAATCTCCAGAGAGAAGATCTAAATCCTATAGATGAAGCAAAAGCATACAAGTCACTGATGGAACAGTTTAACTTAACACAGGAAGAAATATCAAAGAGAGTTGGCAAAAGCAGGTCGGCAATTGCTAATAGTATTAGGTTGCTTAATCTAGATGAAAAAGTTCAAAATATGCTGATGGAAGGGAAAATAACTACAGGTCATGCAAAAGTCATATTAGCTGTTCAAGATGCAGACAAGCAGAATATAATTGCAAATAAAATTGTTGATAAGAATTTAAATGTTAGAGAAACAGAAAATTTGATAAAAGAAGTGGCATCACCGAAAAGAAAAAGAAGACAGGTTAATGACATATATATTAAAGAGATAGAAGATAATTTTTGCAGATTTTTCGGAACTAAGGTAAAGATAATACCAGGTAAAAATAAAGGAAAGATAATGATCGAATATTACGGTGAAGAGGATTTATCCAGGCTTACAGATCTTATAATAAATAGATGA
- the rsmG gene encoding 16S rRNA (guanine(527)-N(7))-methyltransferase RsmG: MKKDNIDLLIKGAESLGVNLQLFHVEQFIKYYDLLLEWNQKMNLTAITEERDVVVKHFLDSLTAKICKKINGNERIIDVGAGAGFPSIPLKILYPSLKLTIVDSLKKRTVFLNELVQQLHLNDVEIIHGRAEDLGKDNSLREKFDISLSRAVAQLNILLEYCIPFVKVDGYLIAFKGSNVDEEIAMSNNALNTLKSQIENIFEVTLPYTDIIHKLLLIRKLGTTDMKYPRKPKLIEKMPL; encoded by the coding sequence ATGAAGAAAGACAATATTGATTTACTAATAAAGGGAGCAGAATCATTAGGAGTTAATCTCCAACTGTTCCATGTGGAACAATTCATAAAGTATTATGATCTTCTTCTGGAATGGAATCAAAAAATGAATTTGACAGCCATTACGGAAGAAAGGGATGTTGTTGTCAAGCATTTTTTGGACAGCTTAACAGCTAAAATTTGTAAAAAGATAAATGGCAATGAAAGGATAATAGATGTAGGTGCAGGTGCTGGATTTCCATCTATACCTCTTAAAATTCTCTATCCATCTTTGAAGCTGACTATAGTTGACTCATTAAAGAAGCGAACTGTCTTTTTAAATGAATTAGTACAGCAATTACATCTAAATGATGTAGAGATAATACATGGGCGTGCAGAAGACTTAGGAAAGGATAATTCTTTAAGAGAAAAATTCGATATATCATTGTCAAGAGCTGTTGCACAATTAAATATATTGCTTGAGTATTGCATTCCTTTTGTTAAAGTTGATGGATATTTAATTGCTTTTAAAGGTTCAAATGTAGATGAGGAGATAGCAATGTCTAATAATGCTTTAAATACTTTAAAGAGTCAGATAGAAAATATTTTTGAAGTAACATTGCCTTATACGGATATTATTCATAAGTTGCTTTTGATAAGAAAACTTGGCACTACAGATATGAAATATCCTAGAAAACCAAAATTAATTGAAAAAATGCCACTCTAA
- a CDS encoding ParA family protein — protein MGKIIAIANQKGGVGKTTTTINLGYSLSASGKKVLCVDMDPQSNMTSGFGIDNSSLNCTTYNILIEGRNIKEALITLNEMNGISIVPSSIQLAGAEIELVPMLSREFRLKNSLNDVKDDYDYILIDCPPSLGLLTINALTAADSVLVPIQCEYYALEGLTQLMNTINLIKKNINHSLEIEGVVLTMFNARTNLSIQVVDEVKKYFKGKVYGTIIPRNIRLGEAPSFGKPISLYDPHSKGAEAYEELAKEIIERNGEAVE, from the coding sequence TTGGGAAAAATAATAGCTATAGCAAATCAAAAAGGTGGAGTTGGCAAAACAACGACAACAATAAATTTAGGTTATTCTTTATCTGCCAGTGGGAAAAAGGTATTATGTGTTGATATGGACCCTCAAAGCAATATGACCAGTGGCTTTGGAATAGATAATTCATCGCTTAATTGCACTACATATAATATTTTAATTGAAGGAAGAAACATTAAAGAAGCTCTTATAACACTTAATGAGATGAATGGCATTTCTATTGTACCATCCAGCATCCAATTGGCAGGAGCAGAGATAGAATTGGTTCCCATGCTATCAAGGGAATTCAGGCTTAAAAATTCTCTCAATGATGTTAAAGATGATTATGATTATATTTTGATTGATTGTCCTCCATCGTTGGGACTTTTAACAATCAATGCATTAACGGCCGCAGATTCTGTATTAGTGCCGATACAGTGCGAATATTATGCTTTAGAAGGTTTAACGCAGTTAATGAATACAATAAACTTAATTAAGAAAAACATCAATCATAGCCTTGAAATTGAGGGTGTTGTATTAACCATGTTTAATGCTAGGACAAACTTATCAATACAGGTTGTTGATGAAGTTAAGAAATACTTCAAAGGAAAAGTCTACGGCACTATTATACCGAGAAATATACGATTAGGTGAAGCACCAAGCTTTGGGAAACCTATTTCTCTTTATGACCCCCATTCAAAAGGTGCTGAAGCATATGAAGAATTGGCAAAAGAAATAATTGAAAGGAATGGTGAGGCAGTTGAATAA
- a CDS encoding DUF4446 family protein, translated as MQELMMIFNKNMSLFILFAIVLGLFDFIVVIIINSKYTKLKNQYKKLIKELETGDVIELLTKNISRNEEFNEKLEKFRKELSMIDSEMKASIKKVGIVRYNAFNDVGSDLSFSIALLDSEDNGIVLSGIYGRNETATFAKPIVRAQSNYPLSAEEIQAIDKARKGQR; from the coding sequence ATGCAAGAACTGATGATGATATTTAATAAAAACATGAGTTTATTTATTTTATTTGCCATTGTTCTTGGGTTGTTTGATTTCATAGTAGTTATTATAATTAATTCTAAATACACAAAATTAAAGAACCAGTATAAGAAGCTTATAAAAGAATTGGAAACGGGAGATGTAATTGAGCTTTTAACAAAGAACATAAGTAGAAATGAAGAGTTTAACGAAAAGCTTGAAAAGTTTAGGAAAGAGTTAAGCATGATAGATAGTGAAATGAAAGCTTCTATAAAGAAAGTTGGTATTGTAAGGTATAATGCATTTAATGATGTGGGATCTGACTTGAGCTTTTCAATAGCTCTTTTAGACAGTGAAGACAATGGAATAGTCTTGTCAGGAATATACGGCAGAAATGAAACGGCTACATTTGCAAAGCCAATTGTAAGAGCACAGTCAAATTATCCTTTATCGGCAGAGGAAATTCAGGCAATAGATAAAGCGAGGAAGGGTCAGAGGTGA
- the hydE gene encoding [FeFe] hydrogenase H-cluster radical SAM maturase HydE codes for MEHYIIICNSTQHMLNADKILKQNDIKTELIPAPSEYGSVCSTAIKINAYNVDVAEKLLKDNSISLKGIYPYKIRKLEGLIDKINKDLNDDLKTVLKKVENGIELTEDDIVVILSSSGDKNLSSIFRAADEMRKSVVGDIVDIRAAIEFSNICRKNCFYCGLRRDNLSVERYRMDIDEIVQTAKELKKMGIRTVILQSGEDPWYTEDKIIEIIKKIKKETNMRITLSIGERNQEEYKHFREAGANNFLLKIETTNREIFKNIHPDDDFDYRVKCSEWLRENGYVNGNGNIIGLPGQTARDIAKDILFFKDMGIHMVGIGPFVPATGTPLETYPHGDVEMTLKTVAATRLVLKNVFIPATTALATVDKDAQVKALMAGANTIMLISTPSKYRSRYKIYSNKNMVDLQTAYRAVIKAGRKMPPYINLDYIKDSK; via the coding sequence ATGGAACATTATATAATAATATGTAATTCGACGCAGCATATGCTGAATGCGGATAAAATATTAAAGCAAAATGATATTAAGACTGAATTGATTCCTGCTCCATCAGAGTATGGTTCTGTATGCAGTACCGCAATAAAAATTAATGCATATAATGTTGATGTAGCAGAAAAACTCCTTAAAGATAATTCTATATCATTGAAAGGTATATACCCTTATAAAATACGTAAACTTGAAGGGCTTATTGATAAAATTAATAAAGACTTAAATGATGATTTAAAAACTGTCTTAAAGAAAGTAGAAAATGGAATAGAGCTAACAGAAGATGATATAGTTGTCATACTAAGCTCCAGTGGTGATAAGAACTTAAGTTCTATATTTAGAGCTGCGGATGAGATGCGAAAGTCAGTTGTCGGCGATATTGTCGACATAAGGGCAGCAATAGAATTTTCAAATATTTGCAGAAAAAATTGCTTTTATTGTGGATTAAGGAGAGATAATTTATCTGTTGAGCGATATAGGATGGACATAGATGAGATAGTCCAAACTGCAAAAGAATTAAAAAAGATGGGGATAAGGACAGTTATTCTTCAATCAGGTGAAGATCCATGGTATACAGAAGATAAGATAATTGAAATTATCAAGAAAATTAAGAAAGAGACTAATATGCGCATAACGCTAAGCATTGGTGAAAGAAACCAAGAAGAGTACAAGCATTTTAGGGAAGCTGGTGCAAATAATTTTTTACTGAAAATAGAAACTACAAACAGGGAAATATTTAAAAATATACATCCTGATGATGATTTTGATTATCGCGTTAAATGCTCTGAGTGGCTAAGGGAGAACGGATATGTAAATGGTAATGGCAATATTATAGGACTTCCTGGACAAACAGCAAGAGATATAGCGAAAGATATATTGTTTTTTAAAGATATGGGAATCCATATGGTAGGTATTGGCCCATTTGTACCGGCTACAGGTACACCATTAGAGACATATCCACATGGAGATGTTGAGATGACGTTAAAGACGGTTGCAGCAACGAGACTTGTTTTAAAAAATGTTTTTATACCTGCTACAACAGCATTAGCAACAGTTGATAAAGATGCGCAAGTTAAGGCTTTAATGGCAGGTGCAAATACAATTATGTTGATTTCTACACCTTCTAAGTACAGAAGCAGGTATAAGATATACAGCAATAAAAACATGGTGGATTTACAGACGGCATATAGAGCAGTTATTAAAGCAGGAAGGAAAATGCCTCCTTACATTAACTTAGATTACATTAAAGATAGTAAATAA
- the noc gene encoding nucleoid occlusion protein — translation MVSIKQQEIKYLPIDLIRPNPYQPRKIFDTANLQELCDSIKAYGVIQPISVRVVNGNSYELISGERRLRASKLAGLKTIPAIVFEAYDEDSAVIALIENLQRKDLNFLEEAEGYYNLINDHNLTQEKLAAMLGKSQSTIANKLRLLKLNDSIKAKLIENNLTERHARALLRLPDEELQNKAIDIIIKKKCNVKETEKIVQDMINKITMNEDKKQEKKKMMKFYKDIRIFVNTIKQAISIMKKSGVDAEYTEQNEDDYIEFKIRIPKK, via the coding sequence ATGGTTTCGATAAAGCAACAAGAGATTAAATACTTGCCGATAGACCTTATTAGACCAAATCCATATCAGCCTCGTAAAATTTTTGACACTGCCAATCTACAAGAGCTTTGTGATTCAATAAAAGCTTATGGAGTGATACAGCCAATAAGCGTAAGAGTAGTAAATGGCAATTCTTACGAGCTTATTTCAGGTGAGAGGCGGTTGAGGGCATCAAAACTTGCGGGACTTAAGACGATACCTGCCATAGTTTTTGAAGCCTATGACGAAGATTCTGCAGTTATTGCTTTGATTGAAAATCTTCAAAGAAAGGACCTAAATTTTTTAGAGGAAGCAGAAGGGTACTACAATTTGATAAACGACCATAATCTCACACAAGAAAAATTAGCTGCTATGCTTGGGAAAAGCCAATCTACAATAGCTAACAAGTTGAGACTTTTAAAATTAAATGATAGCATTAAAGCAAAATTGATTGAAAATAACCTAACAGAGAGACATGCAAGAGCACTTTTAAGGCTTCCAGATGAAGAACTTCAAAATAAAGCAATTGACATAATAATTAAGAAGAAATGCAATGTTAAAGAGACTGAAAAAATTGTGCAGGACATGATAAATAAGATTACAATGAATGAAGATAAGAAACAAGAAAAAAAGAAAATGATGAAATTTTATAAGGACATAAGAATTTTTGTAAATACAATTAAACAGGCAATTTCAATAATGAAAAAATCTGGTGTTGATGCGGAATACACAGAGCAGAATGAAGATGATTATATAGAATTTAAGATAAGAATTCCTAAAAAATAG
- a CDS encoding diacylglycerol/lipid kinase family protein encodes MIAFIVNPTAGNGKAYKMIPKIEKLMKERNVDYKVFITKYPGHGTKLAEEASKSNFDIIVAVGGDGTVHEVINGINNTDVALGIIPLGTGNDFARYFRIPKNVDKALEILLKGKIKLIDSAVVNKYITCNNIANIGLDADVAAEITKSKKFVGGIFAYTLGLINVLIKYKPYSIKIDIDGKKIKRKIMLAAFGNCSFYGGGFKILPDANPDDGYIDVIIVNEINKLKLLFLLPMAIFGKHTVLKCVEMYKAEKIQISTEKEVAMCVDGEVLLSNNIVLHVKRNSVKICTD; translated from the coding sequence TTGATTGCCTTTATTGTCAACCCTACTGCTGGAAATGGTAAAGCGTACAAAATGATTCCAAAGATAGAGAAACTTATGAAGGAAAGAAATGTAGATTACAAGGTGTTTATTACTAAATATCCTGGTCATGGCACTAAACTTGCAGAGGAGGCATCAAAAAGTAACTTTGATATTATCGTTGCTGTCGGTGGCGACGGAACAGTGCACGAAGTGATAAATGGCATTAACAATACAGATGTTGCACTGGGAATAATCCCATTAGGAACTGGCAATGATTTTGCTAGGTATTTTCGTATACCCAAAAATGTAGACAAAGCACTGGAAATTTTGTTAAAAGGTAAAATCAAATTAATTGACAGCGCTGTCGTAAATAAATATATTACATGCAATAATATAGCTAATATTGGCTTAGACGCGGATGTGGCAGCCGAGATAACTAAATCCAAAAAGTTTGTAGGTGGCATTTTTGCGTATACATTAGGCCTTATAAATGTACTTATAAAATACAAGCCCTACAGCATAAAAATCGATATTGATGGTAAGAAAATAAAAAGAAAGATAATGTTGGCGGCGTTTGGAAATTGTAGTTTTTACGGTGGAGGATTTAAAATTTTGCCAGATGCAAACCCCGATGACGGGTACATTGATGTGATAATCGTAAATGAGATCAATAAGTTGAAATTATTATTTTTATTGCCTATGGCCATTTTTGGGAAGCATACAGTTTTGAAATGTGTTGAAATGTACAAAGCAGAGAAAATACAGATAAGCACTGAAAAAGAAGTAGCAATGTGCGTTGATGGGGAAGTTCTGCTTTCTAACAACATAGTATTGCATGTAAAGAGAAATTCTGTAAAAATATGTACAGATTAA